From Paenibacillus sp. PL2-23:
AACGCTAGCGTCATCGCTGTATTATGGTTCGGCCGCGGGCTTCTGGATACCTCCGGCGCTACGGTGGGAGAGATTGTCGCTATCGTCAATTATGCGACTCGGACCTCGGGAGCGCTTTCATTAATGTCAATGATCGTCGTCAATTTCTCAAGGGCCAAGGCATCGGCGCAGCGCATGGACGAGGTGCTGTCAACAGAGGTTGATCTGAAAGATACAACGGAAGAACGAGCGGCTGAGGCTAAAGCTGCAGGCAGCGTAAGGTTCGAGGGGGTCAGCTTCCGTTACCCTGATACGGAAGCTCCGATTCTTAGAGGGATCAGCTTCGAAGCCTCGCCAGGTGAGACAATCGCTATTATGGGGGCAACCGGCTCGGGCAAAACCTCGCTGCTGCAGCTCATTCCGAGGCTCTACGAGGCGGCGGAAGGCGTGGTGCGGGTAGGCGGCGTTGATACCCGATTATGGAAGCTTGAACGGCTGCGCCAAGGTATTGGGTATGTTCCGCAGGATATTATGCTGTTCACGGGAAGTGTGGCCGACAATTTGCGCTGGGGCAAGGAGGAAGCCTCGCTCGATGAGCTGATGCAAGCGGCAAAGCTGGCACAGATTCACGATACAATCATGTCGCTTCCTCAGCAATATGACACCATCGTGGGACAGAAGGGCGTAAATCTGTCGGGCGGGCAGAAGCAGCGGTTGACGATCGCCAGGGCGCTTGTCCGCAAGCCCAACATCCTTCTGCTTGACGATTGCACCAGCGCGCTTGATGTGCAGACGGAGAACGCGCTGCTGAATGCGCTTCGCGAAGTAAGGTGTACAACGTTCCTTGTCACCCAGAAGATCAGCTCCACTTATGGCTCCGATCGCATCCTGCTGCTGGATGACGGTGAGCTTCTAGCCAGCGGCACGCATGAGGAGCTGCTGGAAAGCTCTATTTTGTACCAAAAAATTTGCGAGTCTCAGCTCCGGAAGGCAGGTGTGTCCCATGCTTGACAGCTTGAAAGCGCCCTTCCGTTATGAGCGGCCGGGCGTTCTCGGAGGAGAAGGAGGGGGCGCCCAAGCCGCGCATGACGGCGGCCAAGGGAAGAAGCCCAAGGCCAAAGCCAAGGATACGATAGGCACACTTAGACGGCTGTGGTCTTATTTGATTGCGTACAAGGGGAAGCTGTTTGGCGTTATGGCGATGATTGTATGCAGCTCCTCGTTGTCTCTTCTTGGACCGTACCTCGCTGGGACGGCGGTGGATCATTATTTGACGCAGCCTGGTTCCGGCTTTATAACGTTTCTAATGGGGATGGCTGCTGTCTACGCGCTCCACGCCTTGACGACCTGGCTGCAGAACGTGTGGATGATTCGGGTGTCCCAGAACACTGTTCTCAGGCTTCGGGGGGATTTGTTCGAGCATTTGCATAAGCTCCCAATCCCATTCTTCGCGAAACGCCAGCATGGCGAGCTGATGAGCCGGGTAACCAATGATATTGAGAATGTGAGCTCCTCCTTGAACAGCTCCTTTATCCAAGTGGCCTCAAGCGCGCTTCTGCTGGTTGGAATTGTGGGGGTCATGCTGTCGCTTAGTCCGCTGCTCACTCTGCTTACGTTTCTCGTGATTCCGTTTATGCTGCTTGGGATGAAATGGATCACATCCCGCACGAGCGTATTGTTCAGGGCTCAGCAAAAAAACCTGGGAGCCTTAAACGGCTTTGTAGAGGAAACCTTATCCGGTCAGCGCATTGTCAAAACCTTCTCCCGCGAGGAGGCGGTCATCGCGCAATTCGGGAGGCTGAACGGGCGTATACATCTGTCCGGCTTCTGGGCTCAGGCCATCTCCGGGTTTATTCCGAAGCTGATGAACGGGTTGAACAACTTAAGCTTTGCGCTGATCGCCGGTGTTGGCGCGATTCTCATTATTTCGGACAGCTCCAGCGTTACGGTAGGGGTCATTGTCATCTTCGCGGAATTCGCGCGCCAATTTACTCGTCCGCTTAATGACTTGGCCAACCAGTGGAATACCTTGCTGTCAGCGGTTGCGGGAGCGGAGCGGGTATTCGCCATTCTTGATGAGAAAACGGAGGCTTCGGATGAGCAGGCAGCGCGAGAAATAACAACGCTGGAGGGCCATGTGGCGTTCAAATCCGTGACATTTGGTTATGGTGAGGGTGACCCGGTCCTTCGTGAGATCAGCTTTGAGTCCAGGCCAGGTGAAACAACGGCGTTCGTAGGGCCCACAGGAGCGGGCAAAACGACGCTGATCGGCTTGCTCTGCAGATTCTATGAGCCAGCCTCGGGCGTCATTGCTATTGACGGCCGTGATATCCGTGGCCTGAAGCGGGACAGCCTGCGCGCTCATATGGCGTTTGTGCTGCAGGATCCATTCCTGTTCGAGGGCACCATCCGCGACAATATTCGGTATGGGCGCTTGCATGCAACCGATCAAGAGGTGGAGGAGGCGGCCAAGCTGGCGAATGCGCACTCCTTCATTACGAGGCTGCGTGGCGGTTATGACCACAGGCTCAAGCTTGACGGAGGGGGCATAAGCCAGGGCCAGAAGCAGCTGCTGGCAATCGCCAGAGCCATTCTGGCCGATCCAGCCATTCTTGTCCTCGACGAGGCGACGAGCAGCATTGATACGGTAACGGAGATTAAAATCCAAGAAGCGCTGCAGCGGCTGATGAAGGGGAGAACGTGCTTCGTCATCGCCCATCGACTCAATACGATCAGGCAGGCCGATCAGATTGTTGTGCTGCAGAATGGAAGAGTTGCAGAGCGCGGCTCCCATGAAGCGCTCGCAGCCAATGATGGATTTTACGCTAAGCTTGTTAATGGGCAAGTCGAGCTTCAGTCCTCATAATGCTGGACCCTTTAATTACCGCTAGGAGCCGGCTCCGTAATTTGATATCCTTTCGACTTGTAGGCGGTCGGACCGATACAAGTGAAGGGAGAGAGCTTGATGAGGAGAGGATATGCTGCGTTTATTATGCTCCTGGCTGCGGCGCTGATCGTATCGCCAATGGCAATGAAGCCACTGCAGGCTGCGGAAGCGACGGATATGGGCATGTATTTTCCCATAGATATAGAGGGGCATTGGGCATATGAGGAGCTGGACAACTTTGTGATGGCGGATCTTCTGAAGGGCTACCTGGATGCGAGCGGACAGGTTGCCGTCAGGCCGGACCACCCTATTACAAGAGCCGAATTTGTTGCGCTGCTGGTTCGCGTGCTGGGATTGACGGGTGTCCATTCCGGCAAATCGTTTACGGATGTGCAGGCGGACAAATGGTATAATGAGCCGATCCGTATTGCCAGCTCGTTAGGTATTGTGAACGGTCAAAACGAATATGAATTTGGTCCCAATAAGCTCATCGAGAGAGGCGACATCGCCACGATGATTATGCGCGCTTTTCAGGGCACACTCACATATGTTCCTTATACGAATAAGCTGCCGTTTCATGACGTTCCGCCATACTATGCTTCGCCTTATATTCTGGAAGCTTACAATGCAGTTATCGTAAACGGTATAACAGAGCAGTCCTTCAAACCCTTCGCCAACGCCAAACGCTCCGAGGCCATTGTCATGCTGAAGCGCGCGCTGGATGCCCAGCAGACTGACATGCCGAACGGAGAGCTGCTGAAATCGGTGATTACGGCTTCAGACACGTTGGAATACAACGCAATTAATGGGCAGGAATTGGGGTCGCTGACGGAGGGCTATTCGAAGCATTATACCGCTTTCCAACTGGCGGCTAACCAAGCTTATGGGGAAGTGCTGCAAGCTATTGCGGACGAGGGGTATGCCATGAGCATGGAAGAGACATCGCCACGAAATATGAATGTTGTGATGAGCACCAATCGATTTGCGATAGTGGAATCCTTCGGCGGCGCTGCGC
This genomic window contains:
- a CDS encoding ABC transporter ATP-binding protein gives rise to the protein MRNIFKYLRTYRAAAFVAIGLMFVELLLELLQPFLMARMIDEGIQERDLGVVMQWGGFLLGFSIVAFGAGILSSFFSAHVSQSFGFDLREKLYSKVQSFSFANFNRFPESSLITRITNDVTQLQNTVFMGLRIMLRAPLLVVGSVLMAFVVNPSLAVWFAASIPFLGLFLLWVLKRGERLFRSVQQGVDDVNAVMQQNLIGMRLVRVFVRMAHESRRFSSHSTELMNRTVAALRLTELTMPVIMLVINASVIAVLWFGRGLLDTSGATVGEIVAIVNYATRTSGALSLMSMIVVNFSRAKASAQRMDEVLSTEVDLKDTTEERAAEAKAAGSVRFEGVSFRYPDTEAPILRGISFEASPGETIAIMGATGSGKTSLLQLIPRLYEAAEGVVRVGGVDTRLWKLERLRQGIGYVPQDIMLFTGSVADNLRWGKEEASLDELMQAAKLAQIHDTIMSLPQQYDTIVGQKGVNLSGGQKQRLTIARALVRKPNILLLDDCTSALDVQTENALLNALREVRCTTFLVTQKISSTYGSDRILLLDDGELLASGTHEELLESSILYQKICESQLRKAGVSHA
- a CDS encoding ABC transporter ATP-binding protein is translated as MLDSLKAPFRYERPGVLGGEGGGAQAAHDGGQGKKPKAKAKDTIGTLRRLWSYLIAYKGKLFGVMAMIVCSSSLSLLGPYLAGTAVDHYLTQPGSGFITFLMGMAAVYALHALTTWLQNVWMIRVSQNTVLRLRGDLFEHLHKLPIPFFAKRQHGELMSRVTNDIENVSSSLNSSFIQVASSALLLVGIVGVMLSLSPLLTLLTFLVIPFMLLGMKWITSRTSVLFRAQQKNLGALNGFVEETLSGQRIVKTFSREEAVIAQFGRLNGRIHLSGFWAQAISGFIPKLMNGLNNLSFALIAGVGAILIISDSSSVTVGVIVIFAEFARQFTRPLNDLANQWNTLLSAVAGAERVFAILDEKTEASDEQAAREITTLEGHVAFKSVTFGYGEGDPVLREISFESRPGETTAFVGPTGAGKTTLIGLLCRFYEPASGVIAIDGRDIRGLKRDSLRAHMAFVLQDPFLFEGTIRDNIRYGRLHATDQEVEEAAKLANAHSFITRLRGGYDHRLKLDGGGISQGQKQLLAIARAILADPAILVLDEATSSIDTVTEIKIQEALQRLMKGRTCFVIAHRLNTIRQADQIVVLQNGRVAERGSHEALAANDGFYAKLVNGQVELQSS
- a CDS encoding S-layer homology domain-containing protein gives rise to the protein MRRGYAAFIMLLAAALIVSPMAMKPLQAAEATDMGMYFPIDIEGHWAYEELDNFVMADLLKGYLDASGQVAVRPDHPITRAEFVALLVRVLGLTGVHSGKSFTDVQADKWYNEPIRIASSLGIVNGQNEYEFGPNKLIERGDIATMIMRAFQGTLTYVPYTNKLPFHDVPPYYASPYILEAYNAVIVNGITEQSFKPFANAKRSEAIVMLKRALDAQQTDMPNGELLKSVITASDTLEYNAINGQELGSLTEGYSKHYTAFQLAANQAYGEVLQAIADEGYAMSMEETSPRNMNVVMSTNRFAIVESFGGAARFTYSIDGEESVDTQSNDGLYYLKKVEDGTWKIYAVYQ